In Desulfobaccales bacterium, one DNA window encodes the following:
- a CDS encoding ribose-phosphate pyrophosphokinase: MDDLIIFAGNANRPLAEKICRHLEIPLGDAAVGTFSDGEISVEFHENVRGKDVYVVQPTSMPCNEHLLELLIMCDALKRASARCITAVVTYYAYARQDRKTAPRTPISAKLVADLITTAGANRMLTMDLHTGQIQGFFNIPVDHLYAAPITLDYIRENFGGDLVVVSPDAGGVERARAFAKRLNTSLAIIDKRRDATAIKAMTLIGNVWGKEAIILDDMVTTGATLTMAAELLMRHGVRKVHACVTHPVMSRNAVSNLQGSMIQTLAVTDTIPLTPEAASLEKIRVLSVAPLLGEAIKRIHNQDSVSSLFV, encoded by the coding sequence ATGGACGATCTGATAATCTTTGCCGGTAATGCCAATCGTCCCCTGGCGGAAAAGATCTGCCGGCATCTCGAGATACCACTGGGGGATGCTGCGGTGGGGACCTTCTCCGACGGGGAAATTTCCGTGGAGTTCCATGAAAATGTGCGAGGCAAGGATGTCTATGTCGTGCAACCCACCTCCATGCCCTGTAACGAACATCTGCTTGAACTGCTCATCATGTGTGACGCCCTGAAAAGGGCTTCGGCTCGCTGCATCACGGCGGTGGTCACCTATTACGCCTATGCCCGCCAGGACCGCAAGACCGCGCCCCGGACCCCCATTTCCGCCAAGCTGGTGGCCGATCTCATCACCACCGCCGGGGCTAACCGCATGCTCACCATGGACCTACACACCGGGCAGATTCAGGGCTTTTTCAATATTCCGGTGGATCATCTCTATGCGGCTCCCATAACCCTGGACTATATCCGGGAGAATTTCGGCGGGGACCTGGTGGTGGTGTCGCCTGATGCCGGAGGTGTGGAGCGGGCCCGGGCCTTTGCCAAGCGCCTGAATACCTCTTTAGCCATCATTGATAAACGCCGGGACGCTACGGCCATCAAGGCCATGACCCTCATCGGCAATGTTTGGGGCAAGGAGGCCATCATCCTGGATGATATGGTCACCACCGGCGCCACGCTGACCATGGCCGCGGAGCTCTTGATGCGCCACGGAGTGCGCAAAGTCCATGCCTGTGTCACCCACCCGGTCATGTCCCGCAACGCGGTCAGCAATCTGCAGGGGTCCATGATCCAGACCCTGGCGGTCACCGATACCATTCCTCTCACCCCCGAGGCCGCGAGCCTGGAGAAGATCCGGGTCCTGTCCGTGGCTCCTCTCCTGGGGGAGGCTATCAAGCGGATTCACAACCAGGATTCGGTGAGTTCGCTATTTGTGTGA
- a CDS encoding alanine--glyoxylate aminotransferase family protein has protein sequence MKMYLMTPGPTPVAPETQLAMAQPIIHHRSPQFMEILGEVREGLKYLFQTEQEVLIFTATGTGAMEGAVANTLSAGDTALVIDGGKFGERWTELCNVYGVKVNRLPVEWGHAVDPKAVAKILDANPEIKAVLVQANETSTGVQHPVKELAAVTKSRPGTILVVDAISALGGYALPMDEWGIDVLVAGSQKAMMLPPGLAFAALSPKAWEFVKKSTLPKYYFDFTKQLKSQGKNQTPYTSPVSLVLGLQEVLAKIRKLGLEKIYAHNRRLSKATKAAMAAMGLALYSKDNPSDVLTAVETPAGVDGQKVVSELRKQGIWIAGGQAQAKGKIIRIAHMGFIDTVDLLGTLGGLEMVLNGLGYKVEPGVGIKAAQEILIKEAGA, from the coding sequence ATGAAAATGTATCTCATGACCCCGGGACCGACTCCTGTCGCTCCGGAAACTCAGCTGGCTATGGCGCAGCCCATCATTCACCACCGTTCGCCCCAATTTATGGAAATCCTGGGCGAAGTGAGGGAAGGGCTGAAATACCTGTTCCAAACGGAGCAGGAAGTGTTGATCTTTACCGCCACCGGCACCGGCGCCATGGAAGGGGCGGTAGCCAACACCCTGTCGGCGGGGGATACCGCCTTAGTGATAGACGGTGGTAAATTCGGCGAACGCTGGACCGAATTGTGTAATGTCTATGGGGTCAAGGTGAATCGCCTCCCCGTGGAATGGGGCCATGCAGTGGACCCCAAGGCCGTGGCCAAGATCCTGGATGCCAACCCGGAGATCAAGGCGGTCTTGGTCCAGGCCAATGAAACCTCCACCGGCGTACAGCACCCGGTGAAAGAACTGGCCGCGGTGACCAAAAGCCGTCCGGGCACCATTTTAGTCGTTGACGCTATTTCGGCCCTGGGCGGCTATGCGCTCCCCATGGACGAATGGGGCATCGACGTGCTGGTGGCCGGGTCGCAGAAGGCCATGATGCTGCCTCCGGGCCTGGCTTTCGCGGCGTTGAGCCCCAAGGCCTGGGAGTTCGTCAAGAAATCCACCCTGCCCAAATATTATTTCGATTTTACCAAGCAGCTCAAATCCCAGGGGAAGAACCAGACACCCTACACTTCGCCGGTATCCCTGGTGTTGGGCTTGCAGGAAGTCCTGGCCAAGATTCGGAAGCTCGGGCTGGAAAAGATCTATGCCCATAACCGGCGGCTGTCCAAAGCCACCAAGGCGGCCATGGCGGCCATGGGGCTCGCCCTTTACTCCAAGGATAATCCTTCGGATGTCTTGACTGCGGTTGAGACTCCGGCCGGGGTGGACGGCCAAAAAGTGGTGAGCGAGTTGCGGAAGCAAGGCATCTGGATCGCGGGCGGCCAGGCCCAAGCCAAGGGCAAGATCATCCGGATCGCCCACATGGGCTTTATCGACACCGTAGATCTCCTGGGAACCCTCGGCGGCCTGGAAATGGTCCTCAATGGGTTGGGCTATAAGGTCGAGCCTGGCGTGGGGATTAAGGCCGCGCAAGAGATTTTGATCAAGGAGGCGGGGGCATGA
- the rplQ gene encoding 50S ribosomal protein L17 yields the protein MRHLKAGRRLGRTTEHRQAMLRNLVTALLERERVETTRAKAKEARMWAEKVITLARRGDLHARRLTMAVVRSKKVVAKLFGELKERFQDRPGGYTRIIHLGVRLGDGAAMSILELVDRPETLPKVKKKKAAEG from the coding sequence ATGAGACACTTAAAGGCTGGTCGGCGCCTGGGCCGGACTACGGAGCATCGCCAGGCCATGCTTCGGAATTTGGTGACCGCGCTGTTGGAAAGAGAGCGGGTGGAGACTACCCGGGCCAAGGCCAAGGAAGCCCGCATGTGGGCCGAGAAGGTCATTACCCTGGCCAGACGTGGCGACTTGCACGCCCGGCGCCTGACGATGGCGGTGGTGCGCTCCAAGAAGGTAGTGGCTAAGCTCTTCGGGGAGCTCAAGGAGCGTTTCCAGGACCGTCCCGGGGGGTATACCCGGATCATCCATTTGGGAGTCCGGTTGGGCGATGGCGCCGCCATGTCCATTCTCGAGCTGGTGGATCGCCCCGAAACCCTGCCCAAGGTCAAGAAGAAAAAGGCCGCGGAAGGTTAA
- the pth gene encoding aminoacyl-tRNA hydrolase yields the protein MRLLVGLGNPGREYAWTKHNLGFQVVAYLSELWGIPLNRTGHAALWGRGRVGQDTVILAQPTTYMNLSGQAVSRLLSYFKLTPEDLVVIHDDLDVPPWRLKLVERGGPGGHKGVLDIIATLHTEEFLRVKMGIGRPPVRMPTERYVLCPFPAADAENVAGFIERTAQAVATLLAEGLAAAQNRFHGEAANSGE from the coding sequence ATGCGATTACTGGTGGGATTGGGGAACCCCGGCCGGGAGTACGCCTGGACCAAACACAATTTGGGTTTCCAGGTGGTGGCCTATCTGTCGGAACTCTGGGGCATACCGCTCAACCGCACCGGTCATGCGGCGCTCTGGGGGCGGGGCCGGGTGGGGCAGGACACGGTTATCCTGGCGCAGCCCACCACCTATATGAATCTCAGCGGTCAGGCGGTATCCCGCCTCCTGTCTTATTTCAAGCTCACTCCCGAGGATTTGGTGGTCATCCATGACGATCTGGATGTGCCGCCCTGGCGCCTCAAGTTGGTGGAGCGCGGCGGTCCCGGTGGCCATAAGGGAGTTTTGGATATCATTGCCACACTCCACACCGAAGAGTTTCTCCGGGTGAAAATGGGTATTGGCCGGCCGCCTGTCCGGATGCCCACGGAAAGATATGTGCTCTGTCCCTTCCCGGCCGCGGATGCGGAAAACGTGGCGGGGTTTATAGAACGGACGGCCCAGGCGGTGGCGACCTTGCTGGCGGAAGGGTTGGCTGCGGCCCAAAATCGCTTTCATGGGGAGGCGGCTAATTCAGGAGAATAG
- the serA gene encoding phosphoglycerate dehydrogenase: MKVLISDNLHQAGIDILKSHPNIDVVAKPGMKPEELLAEIKDADALVIRSATKVTADLIAASPRLKVVGRAGTGLDNVDIPAASKRGIVVMNTPGGNTITTAEHALSLMMAMARNIPQAAISMREGKWEKKKFQGTELFNKTLGIIGMGRIGTVVAERALGLRMRVLCYDPFITKELAAKIGAELVSLDELLARSDFITIHTPKTKDTAKLLSKEAIMKMKPGVRLINCARGGLIDEVALLEALKNGKVAAAALDVYETEPPPADWPLRELPNVVCTPHLGASTEEAQANVAVAVCEQILELLLYGTIKNAVNAPSVSQEAMAQLKPYLTLAEALGAFQAQISEGPVTAVAIAYVGEVAQLDTKPLTHSILKGLLYPVVGDEVNYVNAPAMAASRGIHISEEKADATEDFSTLIRLTVKAGNEENVVAGTIFGKYEPRLVRINKFRMEVVPEGHMLFIYNTDRPGVIGAIGTTIGKHSINIARMTVGQEKERGQNIILLATDTPVTPECLADLRALEHVAMAYQLEL; encoded by the coding sequence ATGAAAGTCCTGATCAGCGATAACTTACACCAGGCCGGGATTGATATCCTCAAGTCCCATCCCAATATTGACGTGGTGGCCAAGCCGGGTATGAAACCGGAGGAGCTGCTGGCCGAAATTAAGGATGCCGACGCCCTGGTCATCCGGAGCGCCACCAAGGTCACCGCGGATCTCATAGCCGCCTCGCCTCGCTTGAAGGTGGTGGGCCGCGCCGGCACCGGGCTGGATAACGTGGACATCCCCGCTGCCTCCAAACGCGGCATCGTGGTGATGAACACACCCGGGGGCAACACCATCACTACAGCGGAGCATGCCTTGTCGCTCATGATGGCCATGGCCCGGAACATTCCCCAGGCAGCTATTTCCATGCGGGAAGGCAAATGGGAGAAAAAGAAGTTCCAGGGCACCGAACTATTCAATAAGACCTTGGGGATCATCGGCATGGGGCGCATCGGCACCGTGGTGGCCGAACGGGCTCTGGGCCTGCGGATGCGGGTCCTGTGCTACGACCCCTTCATCACCAAGGAATTGGCGGCCAAGATCGGGGCGGAACTGGTCTCTTTAGATGAGCTCCTGGCCCGTTCCGACTTCATCACCATCCACACCCCGAAGACCAAGGACACAGCCAAGCTTTTGAGCAAAGAAGCCATCATGAAGATGAAGCCCGGGGTGCGCCTGATCAACTGCGCCCGGGGCGGTCTCATCGATGAGGTAGCTCTTCTGGAAGCCTTAAAAAACGGTAAGGTGGCCGCTGCCGCCCTGGACGTTTACGAGACCGAACCGCCCCCGGCCGACTGGCCCCTGCGGGAGCTGCCCAATGTGGTCTGCACCCCGCACCTGGGCGCCTCAACCGAAGAGGCCCAGGCCAATGTGGCGGTGGCCGTGTGCGAGCAGATTTTGGAACTGCTCCTCTACGGCACCATCAAGAACGCGGTGAACGCCCCGTCCGTGTCCCAGGAAGCCATGGCCCAACTCAAGCCCTATCTCACGCTGGCCGAGGCGTTGGGCGCGTTTCAGGCGCAGATCTCCGAAGGTCCCGTCACCGCGGTGGCCATTGCCTATGTGGGCGAAGTGGCCCAGTTGGATACCAAGCCTTTAACCCATTCCATCCTGAAGGGCCTGCTCTACCCGGTGGTGGGCGATGAAGTGAATTACGTCAACGCCCCGGCCATGGCGGCCTCCCGGGGTATCCACATCAGCGAAGAAAAGGCGGACGCCACAGAGGATTTCTCCACGTTGATCCGCTTGACCGTCAAGGCCGGCAATGAGGAAAACGTAGTGGCCGGCACCATCTTCGGAAAATACGAGCCGCGCCTGGTGCGGATCAATAAATTCCGGATGGAGGTCGTCCCCGAGGGGCATATGCTGTTCATTTATAATACCGACCGCCCCGGGGTGATCGGGGCCATCGGCACCACCATCGGCAAGCACAGCATCAACATTGCCCGGATGACCGTGGGCCAGGAGAAGGAGCGGGGTCAGAATATTATACTGCTCGCCACCGACACTCCCGTGACCCCGGAATGTCTCGCCGATCTTCGGGCCCTGGAGCATGTGGCCATGGCCTATCAGTTGGAGCTCTAG
- a CDS encoding 4-(cytidine 5'-diphospho)-2-C-methyl-D-erythritol kinase, which translates to MITGSGGDTARLLCPAKVNLYLRVVGRRADGYHELVTVMQPLTLADELTVTLGGEGIRLVCDAPDLPCGPENLVWRAALRFQEETGRQQGVLLNLAKRIPVAAGLGGGSSDAAGTLMALNDLAGSPLTQARLHHLASLLGADVPFFLNREPSVGRGIGTQLSPVPLLPYWYLLANPGVPLSTRWVYENLDLAGLPDPPRTETWDPARPETWVRNDLGAVALKRFPELGAFLDDLKNAGAWTQGISGSGPTLFGLFVSKESAQQAGLKLRRSFKGWLAIARGLTGPEPQTTWENDAWTI; encoded by the coding sequence CTGATTACGGGCTCCGGCGGGGACACGGCCCGGCTGCTGTGCCCCGCCAAAGTCAATCTTTATCTCAGGGTAGTAGGTCGCCGTGCCGACGGTTACCATGAATTGGTGACCGTGATGCAGCCCCTGACCCTGGCCGACGAACTGACCGTCACCCTGGGTGGCGAAGGCATCAGGTTGGTATGCGACGCGCCGGATCTGCCCTGCGGGCCAGAGAACCTGGTGTGGCGCGCCGCGTTGCGGTTTCAAGAGGAGACGGGGCGGCAGCAGGGAGTGCTGCTTAACCTCGCCAAGCGAATTCCCGTGGCCGCGGGCCTGGGAGGTGGGAGCAGCGACGCGGCCGGAACCCTGATGGCCTTGAATGATTTGGCAGGTTCGCCCCTTACCCAGGCTCGTCTCCACCATCTGGCCAGCCTTTTGGGGGCTGATGTGCCGTTTTTTCTCAATCGGGAACCGTCAGTGGGGCGTGGCATCGGCACCCAACTCAGCCCCGTGCCCTTGCTCCCTTATTGGTATCTGCTGGCCAACCCGGGGGTCCCCTTATCCACCCGTTGGGTCTATGAAAATCTCGATCTTGCCGGTCTGCCGGACCCGCCGCGCACAGAGACCTGGGACCCTGCGCGGCCGGAGACCTGGGTGCGGAACGATCTGGGTGCGGTGGCTCTAAAGCGCTTTCCTGAACTGGGGGCGTTCTTGGATGACCTTAAGAACGCGGGAGCCTGGACCCAGGGCATTTCCGGGAGCGGGCCCACCCTCTTTGGGCTATTTGTAAGCAAGGAGTCGGCCCAGCAGGCGGGCTTGAAGCTGCGGCGGAGCTTTAAGGGCTGGCTGGCCATAGCCCGGGGCCTCACCGGCCCGGAACCCCAAACCACGTGGGAGAACGACGCATGGACGATCTGA
- a CDS encoding amidoligase family protein codes for MEDSASLAQEEVRLKERYPMLRYFTERPFGVEIEFFGLKYSLSAGDREVIPPYKIKNRSPQGVLLPQVFQQRGIILNGFSPNEPPYEAWSFVTDDSVKGAGGGELVSPILTGVQGLIRIFQIFKLLQEFPEIQVNETCGFHVHHGVDPATFGNQELFQLMRIVAIFENYIYHLLPEERRQAETCRPLEIDLYKWFRHNGSERRAPLVKNLWYSPENRDDAKTSRHRKLHPTRYHGLNLHSYWYRGTVEFRYYPSVLEQPEELMQWIIFTQFLMEWGAGRRPELEYVAKPNKWLNTLYKIYLGAGMLDHIRFPGGPGGKKIKL; via the coding sequence ATGGAGGATAGCGCCTCACTTGCCCAAGAGGAAGTGCGTCTGAAAGAGCGCTACCCCATGCTCCGTTATTTTACGGAGCGGCCTTTCGGCGTCGAGATCGAGTTTTTTGGACTGAAGTACAGCCTCTCCGCCGGCGACCGGGAGGTCATCCCCCCTTACAAGATCAAGAACCGCTCCCCCCAGGGGGTTTTGCTCCCCCAGGTCTTTCAGCAGCGGGGCATCATCCTGAACGGGTTTTCTCCCAATGAACCACCGTACGAAGCCTGGTCCTTTGTGACGGACGACTCCGTCAAAGGGGCCGGGGGCGGCGAACTGGTGAGCCCCATTCTCACGGGAGTTCAGGGGCTGATTCGGATCTTTCAAATTTTCAAGCTGCTGCAAGAGTTTCCAGAAATCCAGGTGAATGAAACCTGCGGTTTCCACGTCCACCACGGGGTAGATCCGGCAACCTTCGGCAACCAGGAACTTTTTCAGTTGATGCGGATCGTGGCGATATTTGAGAATTATATCTATCACCTGCTCCCGGAAGAGCGTCGCCAGGCCGAAACCTGCCGGCCCCTGGAAATTGATCTCTATAAGTGGTTTCGGCACAATGGCTCCGAACGGCGGGCGCCTCTGGTGAAAAATCTCTGGTATTCCCCCGAAAACCGGGATGACGCCAAGACCTCGCGGCATCGAAAGCTCCACCCCACCCGCTACCACGGCCTCAACCTGCATTCCTATTGGTATCGGGGGACCGTGGAATTTCGCTATTATCCTTCCGTGCTGGAGCAGCCGGAAGAGCTGATGCAGTGGATTATTTTTACCCAGTTTCTTATGGAATGGGGCGCCGGGCGGCGGCCGGAACTGGAGTATGTCGCCAAGCCCAATAAATGGCTCAATACGTTATATAAGATCTATCTGGGAGCCGGGATGCTGGACCACATCCGGTTTCCCGGCGGACCGGGAGGAAAGAAGATTAAGCTATGA
- a CDS encoding DUF1844 domain-containing protein, with protein sequence MGEPEDKGYTVEDRRYLHLSEEEKAKAREQAAKDAAAEEAFQEASQKAASEAGKTEEEQLLPEITFPSFIFSLSSTAFISLGAIPDPETGKPEKNLPLAKQTIDLLGLLREKTKNNLTPEEDHLLDHLLHDLRMAYVREVG encoded by the coding sequence ATGGGTGAACCCGAAGATAAAGGTTATACCGTCGAGGACCGGCGTTATCTCCATCTGAGCGAGGAAGAGAAGGCTAAAGCCCGGGAACAGGCGGCCAAGGACGCGGCGGCTGAGGAGGCCTTTCAGGAGGCTTCCCAGAAAGCCGCGTCTGAGGCTGGTAAAACCGAAGAGGAACAGCTCCTGCCGGAAATAACCTTCCCTTCCTTCATCTTCTCTTTAAGTTCTACCGCGTTCATCAGTCTGGGCGCGATTCCGGACCCCGAAACCGGGAAGCCGGAAAAAAATCTCCCCCTGGCCAAACAGACCATCGACCTGTTGGGCCTGCTTCGGGAAAAGACCAAGAACAACCTGACCCCGGAGGAAGACCACCTCCTCGATCATCTGCTCCATGATTTGCGGATGGCGTATGTCCGGGAGGTAGGCTGA
- the rpsK gene encoding 30S ribosomal protein S11: MAKAQTRTKKKKEKKNIPVGVAHIKATFNNTLVTITDPGGNVISWSSAGTQGFKGSRKGTPFAAQLAAQDAARKAMDHGMRNVDVFVKGPGAGREAALRALQAAGLSVNLIRDVSPIPHNGCRPPKRRRV, translated from the coding sequence ATGGCTAAAGCGCAGACACGCACCAAGAAGAAAAAGGAAAAGAAGAATATCCCGGTGGGAGTTGCACACATTAAGGCCACCTTTAACAACACCCTGGTGACCATCACCGATCCCGGGGGTAATGTCATATCCTGGTCCTCGGCGGGGACCCAGGGCTTCAAGGGCTCCCGGAAGGGCACGCCTTTTGCGGCCCAGCTGGCGGCGCAAGATGCGGCCAGGAAGGCCATGGACCACGGCATGCGGAACGTGGATGTCTTTGTCAAAGGGCCGGGCGCGGGCCGGGAAGCAGCGCTCCGTGCCTTGCAGGCCGCGGGCCTGAGCGTCAACCTGATTCGGGATGTCAGCCCCATTCCCCACAATGGCTGCCGCCCCCCCAAACGTCGTCGGGTTTAA
- a CDS encoding MBL fold metallo-hydrolase, whose protein sequence is MIHLGDYDPKLEGIWWVEEAGMSCNVYVLDEGRTLIDAGNFYGMLHEMSQEFDISLLQNLFITHCHFDHVGGMGELFDWSNPKVYAHMDTLPYINFRNVPFMQIMEKAGRVDQVVMLRGGERIQVGPHLLEVIPTPGHTKGDICLYEHHNRILFSGDTVFPSSATENILADADKQLGDMDQQIASLARLVPYPVDFLLPGHGMPAFSDGSDHVLNAYIETRKGKEEDPRQPYLDAAKMLGEAGRPEKALECYNMTLMQDPANMEALVYKATTLTELQHYDEALEIFDKILKVAPDLDEANTGKGFALLGLGRVDEAFKLPGFAARLKELV, encoded by the coding sequence ATGATCCATCTGGGAGACTACGACCCCAAGCTGGAAGGTATCTGGTGGGTGGAAGAAGCCGGCATGAGCTGCAATGTCTACGTCCTGGATGAGGGCCGCACCCTCATCGATGCCGGTAACTTCTACGGCATGCTCCATGAGATGAGCCAGGAGTTCGATATTTCTCTTTTGCAAAACCTGTTCATCACTCACTGTCACTTCGATCACGTGGGCGGGATGGGTGAGCTCTTTGACTGGTCTAACCCTAAGGTCTACGCCCACATGGATACCCTCCCCTATATCAATTTTCGCAATGTGCCCTTTATGCAGATCATGGAGAAAGCCGGCCGCGTCGACCAGGTGGTGATGTTACGGGGGGGTGAGCGCATCCAGGTGGGGCCCCATCTCCTGGAGGTTATCCCTACTCCCGGTCATACCAAGGGTGACATCTGTCTTTACGAGCACCATAACCGCATCCTTTTTTCCGGGGATACGGTGTTCCCCAGCAGCGCCACCGAAAATATCCTGGCGGATGCCGATAAGCAACTGGGCGATATGGACCAGCAAATAGCTTCCCTGGCCCGCCTGGTACCCTATCCGGTGGATTTTCTTCTCCCCGGACACGGTATGCCGGCCTTCTCCGACGGCAGCGACCACGTGCTCAACGCTTACATTGAAACCCGTAAGGGCAAAGAAGAAGATCCCCGCCAGCCCTATCTGGATGCAGCCAAGATGCTGGGCGAAGCAGGCCGGCCGGAAAAGGCGCTGGAATGCTACAACATGACCTTGATGCAGGACCCCGCCAATATGGAGGCCCTGGTCTACAAAGCCACGACCTTAACTGAGCTCCAGCACTATGACGAGGCTCTGGAGATCTTTGATAAGATTCTGAAGGTGGCGCCGGATCTGGATGAGGCCAATACGGGCAAAGGCTTTGCCCTGCTGGGGTTAGGTCGGGTGGATGAAGCCTTTAAGCTTCCGGGCTTTGCCGCCCGCTTAAAAGAGTTGGTCTGA
- the rpsD gene encoding 30S ribosomal protein S4 has translation MARYVGPACRLCRREGMQLYLKGDRCYTDKCAIERRHYPPGQHGQRRSKVSDYGLQLREKQKVKRIYGVLEKQFSSYFEKAERQKGVTGTNLLVFLERRLDNIVYRLGFANSRTQARQLVRHNYVMVNGAKVNLPSFLVKTGDVIQVTEKGRSLPLIKDAMEAVARRGCPPWLEFNKDEAQGRVVMFPTREDITMPIQEHLIVELYSK, from the coding sequence GTGGCTAGATATGTGGGACCAGCATGCCGGCTTTGCCGCCGGGAGGGGATGCAGCTCTATCTCAAAGGGGATCGCTGTTACACGGATAAATGCGCCATCGAGCGGCGTCACTACCCGCCGGGCCAGCATGGCCAGCGCCGGAGCAAAGTTTCCGATTACGGCCTGCAGCTTCGGGAAAAGCAGAAGGTGAAACGGATTTACGGCGTGTTGGAGAAACAGTTCAGCAGCTATTTTGAAAAGGCCGAACGGCAGAAAGGGGTGACCGGGACCAATCTGTTGGTTTTTCTGGAACGGCGTTTGGACAACATCGTCTACCGGTTAGGGTTTGCCAACTCCCGGACCCAGGCCCGGCAATTGGTGCGCCATAACTATGTCATGGTCAACGGCGCCAAGGTGAATTTGCCTTCCTTCCTGGTAAAGACGGGAGATGTGATTCAAGTAACGGAAAAGGGCCGCAGCCTGCCTTTGATCAAAGATGCCATGGAAGCGGTGGCGCGGCGCGGCTGTCCTCCGTGGCTCGAGTTCAACAAGGATGAGGCCCAGGGTCGGGTGGTCATGTTCCCCACGCGGGAAGATATCACCATGCCGATTCAAGAACATCTCATCGTGGAACTTTATTCAAAATAG
- a CDS encoding C40 family peptidase, translating to MKVTPQRDGKFLLEPLTAPKKTLTTPLSQPPKQEDKIDRGSSTSRGFNTFEPWDFSQLVLTKANAYRHARYARGASLETSSATDCSGFVQFIYHGFKIDLPRSSAEQAQVGKVVTRQMDFSKLLPGDLLFFNRGGHIGHAGIYLGEGKMIHASNHRYGVTVTNLREPYYEGTFAVAKRVFEVKYPQ from the coding sequence ATGAAAGTCACGCCCCAACGGGATGGCAAATTCTTGCTGGAGCCTCTGACCGCCCCCAAAAAGACCCTTACCACCCCGCTGTCGCAGCCGCCCAAGCAGGAAGACAAGATCGATCGTGGGTCTTCGACCTCCCGTGGCTTTAATACGTTTGAACCCTGGGATTTCTCTCAGCTGGTCTTAACCAAGGCTAACGCTTACCGTCACGCCCGCTATGCCAGGGGTGCGTCCTTGGAAACCAGTTCGGCCACAGATTGCTCCGGGTTTGTGCAGTTCATTTACCATGGGTTCAAGATCGACCTGCCTCGCTCCAGTGCCGAACAGGCCCAGGTGGGAAAGGTAGTGACCCGCCAAATGGATTTTTCCAAGCTGCTGCCGGGAGATCTTCTCTTCTTCAATCGGGGTGGCCACATTGGCCATGCCGGCATCTACCTGGGTGAGGGGAAGATGATCCATGCCTCCAACCACCGCTATGGTGTAACCGTTACCAACCTCAGAGAGCCCTACTACGAAGGTACGTTTGCAGTGGCCAAGCGGGTCTTTGAGGTGAAGTACCCTCAATAG
- a CDS encoding DNA-directed RNA polymerase subunit alpha, with product MIHKNWTDIIKPKRLEVDSETHNRFYGKFACEPLERGFGTTLGNALRRVLLSSLRGSAITAVRIKDVYHEFSAIPGVMQDVTEILLNLKQVRLKILSEGTKMLHIEARGKGEIKAGDIQTDGMVEILNPEHHIATLAADGELVMEMTVKTGKGFVPAEANKDEDQAIGYVPLDAIFSPIRKVNYVVTQARVGQRTDYDKLTLEVWTDGSITPENAIAYAAKILKEHLTMFINFEEEPLGAEEKSLEEPPTFNENLYRSVNELELSVRAANCLRNANIRYIGELVQKTEQEMLKTKNFGRKSLNEIKEILVEMGLHLGMKLESFTPPDQMPERKEEVA from the coding sequence ATGATTCACAAAAATTGGACCGATATTATTAAGCCCAAACGGCTGGAAGTCGATAGTGAGACCCATAACCGCTTTTATGGCAAGTTTGCCTGCGAGCCCTTGGAGCGTGGTTTCGGCACCACCTTGGGCAACGCCCTGCGGCGGGTTTTGCTTTCCTCCCTGCGGGGATCGGCCATCACTGCGGTCCGCATCAAGGATGTCTATCACGAATTTTCTGCCATCCCCGGGGTAATGCAAGACGTCACCGAGATCCTGCTTAATTTGAAACAGGTGCGTTTGAAGATACTTTCCGAAGGCACCAAGATGCTGCATATTGAGGCCCGCGGCAAAGGGGAGATTAAAGCCGGAGACATCCAGACGGATGGCATGGTGGAAATCCTCAACCCCGAGCATCACATTGCCACCCTTGCGGCGGACGGCGAACTGGTGATGGAGATGACGGTAAAGACGGGCAAGGGTTTTGTGCCCGCCGAGGCCAATAAAGACGAAGACCAAGCCATCGGCTATGTTCCCCTGGACGCCATTTTTTCGCCCATCCGCAAGGTCAATTACGTGGTGACCCAGGCTCGGGTGGGGCAGCGGACGGACTACGACAAGCTGACGCTGGAGGTCTGGACCGACGGCAGTATCACCCCGGAAAATGCCATCGCCTATGCCGCCAAGATTCTTAAAGAACATCTTACCATGTTCATCAACTTCGAAGAGGAACCCCTGGGGGCCGAAGAGAAGTCTTTGGAAGAGCCGCCGACCTTTAACGAGAATCTTTATCGCAGTGTCAATGAACTGGAACTGTCGGTGCGGGCCGCCAACTGTTTGAGGAATGCCAATATCCGCTATATCGGCGAGCTGGTCCAGAAAACCGAGCAGGAGATGTTGAAGACCAAAAATTTTGGCCGCAAATCTCTCAACGAGATCAAAGAGATCTTGGTAGAGATGGGGCTGCACCTGGGCATGAAGCTGGAAAGCTTTACGCCCCCTGATCAGATGCCGGAAAGGAAGGAAGAGGTCGCATGA